Genomic window (Pseudomonas xantholysinigenes):
TGGCGCTGGTCTCCGCCGACCAGTTGATCGACGAGCGCACCGGCCAGCCCTACTACGTGCTGCGCAGCACGGTCAGCGATGAAGCGCTGGCGCGTTTGCAAGGCCTGTCCATTCGTCCGGGCATGCCCGCCGAACTGTTCGTGCGCACCGGCGAGCGTTCGCTACTCAACTACCTGTTCAAACCCCTGCTCGATCGTGCAGGTACCGCCTTGACCGAACAATAAGGACGCCCAGTGAAGAAGTACCCACTGATCGGGCTGCTGCTCGCCTGTGCCTGGCTGCCGACCGCCACCCAGGCGGCCATGGGGCCGTTTCAGGTCTACGAGCAGGCCCTGCGCCGCGACCCGACCTACCTCGCCGCCTTCAAGGCCCGCGAGGCTGGCCAGGAATACCGCGCCATCGGCCGCGCCGGCCTGCTGCCGAACATCTCGTACAGCTACAACAAGGGGCGCAACGACTCCGAGGTACGTTACCTTGGGGATTCGCGGCGGCAGAAGGAGGACCGCAACTACAACAGCATGGGCTCGAATTTCATTCTCCAGCAGCCTTTGTTCGACTACGAAGCCTATTCGAGCTACCGCAAGGGCGTGGCCCAGGCGCTGTACGCCGACGAGAACTTTCGCGACCAGAGCCAGCAACTGCTGGTGCGGGTGATGACCAGCTACACCCAGGCGCTGTTCGCCCAGGACCAGATCGCCATCAGCGTCGCCAGCAAGCAGGCGTATCGCCAGCAGTTCCAGCAGAACCAGCGGCTGTTCGATGCTGGCGAAGGCACGCGTACCGATATTCTCGAAGCCCAGGCCCGCTACGAGCTGGCCGATGCCGAGGAGATCCAGGCGCGCAACGACCAGGATGCCGCCCTGCGCGAGCTGGGCGCGTTGATCGGCGAGCCGGCGGTGCGGGTCGAGGACCTGGCGCCGCTGCGTGTCGGCTTCACCTTGCCGGTGGTCGACCCGAGCGGCTACGAAGCCTGGCAGGAGCGCGCCCTGGCCAACAACCCGCAGCTGGCGTCATCGCGCCAGGCGCTGGATGTGGCGCGTTACGAAGTGGAGCGCAACCGCGCCGGGCACCTGCCCAAGGTCACTGCGTTCGCCACCTCGCGACGCCAGGAATCGGACAGCGGCAACACCTACAACCAGCGTTACGACACCAACACCGTGGGCATCGAGGTCAGCGTGCCGATTTTCGCCGGCGGCGGGGTGATGGCCTCGACCCGCCAGGCCAGTCGGCACCTGGAGCAGGCCGAGTACGAGCTGGACGGCAACACGCGCAGCGCCCTGATCGAGCTGCGCAAGCAGTATAACGCCTGCCAGTCCGGCGCCAGTCGCCTGCGCGCCTATGAGCGGGCCTTGGTGGCGGCCGAGGCGCTGGTGGTGTCCACGCGCAAGAGCGTGCAAGGAGGCGAGCGGGTCAACCTCGATGTGCTCAATGCCGAGCAACAGCTGGCTACCACCCGCCGTGACCTGGCCCAGGCGCGTTACGACTACCTGCTGGCGTGGATCAAGCTGCACTACCAAGCCGGGATGTTGAGCGAGACGCAGCTGGCGCGGGTGGACGAAGCGTTCATCGCGGGCAAGTCAGGCTGACCGAGCATGCGCAAAACCCTGTAGGAGCGGGCTTGTCGGACCGCCGCACCGCCGCGAAGAAGGCGACGCGGTGCTTGGCACCGGCTGCGCCGGTGTTCGCGGCTGAAGCCGCTCCCACAGCGACCGCGCTAGCTTTAGCAGTTGAGCAAGACAGTTGCTCCCACAGGGCATTCAGGCTGCCACGACCAGCTTCCCGCGCTTGCGCTCGGCCAGCCCCCACACCACCAGGGCCAGGGCGCCAATCGCCAACCCAGCCACTACGATCCCGTCCCAGCCATGCACTTCGAACAATTGCGTGCCCAGCAACGAGCCCAGCGCGCCACCGATGAAATAGCAGGTGATATACCCGGCATTGAGCCGCGTGCGCGCCTCGGGGCGCAGCACGATCACCGCGTTCTGGTTGCTCACGTGCACCAGTTGCACCGCCAGGTCGAGCAACAGCACCCCCACCAGCAATGCCAGCAACGAGCTTTGCGCGAAGCCCAGCGGCACCCACGACAGCAACAACGCCACCAGCCCCACCGTGGTGCCCAGCGGCCCTTGGCCACGGTCTGCCAGGCGCCCGGCCCAGTTGGCCGCCAGCGCGCCGACCGCGCCGGCCAGGCCGAACAGGCCGATCACCGCGTCGGAGTAGTGGTAGGGCGCATTGCTCAGCAGGAACGCCAAGGGCGTCCAGAACAGCGCGAACAGGCTGAACGCCAGCAACCCCAGCAGCGAGCGCAGGCGCAGTACCGGTTCTTCGATGAACAGGCGAAACACCGAGCCGATCAGCGCCGGGTATTTCAGCCCGGCGTGGCTGTGGTGTCGCGGCAAGCTGCGATACAGGGCGAAGGCGCTGATCGCCATCAGCACGGCCGCCAGGACATAGATGCTGCGCCAGCCCCCCAGTTCGGCCATGAAACCAGCAGCGGTGCGCGCCAGCAGGATGCCCAGCAGCAAACCGCTCATCAGCGTGCCCACGGCGCGGCCGCGTTGCTCCGGGGCGCTGAGGGCGGCGGCCATGGGCACCAGTATCTGCGCCACCACCGAGAACAGCCCGGTCAGTGCCGTGCCGAACAGCAACCACGGCAGGCTTGGCGCGCAGGCGCTGATCACCAGGCCCGCGGTGGCGATCAGGACCATGCTGACGATCAGTCGGCGCTGCTCGAACAAGTCGCCCAGCGGCGCCAGCAACAGCAGCCCGGCGCCATAGCTGAGCTGGGCGGCGATGACGATGCTGCCGGCGCTGGCGGTGCTCAGGCCGAACTGCGCGGCAATGCTGTGCAGCAGGGGTTGGGCGTAATAGTTGCTGGCCACGGCCAGGCCTGTGGCGGTGGCCATCAGCAGGATCAGGGCGCGACCGAGAGTCGGGGAGTTCATGGAGGATCTCATGGCAGGCAAGGTTGAATGGCGATCAGTATCAGGAAGTGTCCGGCATGACACCAATGTATAGTTTTCAACTTATCCATCTTGAAAGCAGATAGATCGATGAACCTCAAGCAGCTCGAATACGCCTTGGCCGTGGCCGACACCGGCAGTTTCACCCGCGCCGCCGAGCGCTGCCATGTGGTGCAGTCGGCGCTCAGTCACCAGGTGGCGCGCCTTGAGGCGCAATTGGGGGTAAGCCTGTTTGAACGCAGTTCGCGGCGCGTGCGCCTGACCCCGGCCGGCGAGGCCTTTGTGCTGAGTGCGCGGCCGGCAGTGGAGGCGGCCAGGCGGGTGGCCGACGATGTGGCCGCCGCCTGCGGCCAGGTGCGTGGGCGTTTGTCGATCGGTGAGATCAGCTCGCTGACGGCGTTGGACCTGGTCGACCTGCTGGCGGTGTTCCATGGCCGTTACCCGGATGTGGACGTGCGCTGGCTGACGGCCAAGAGCGAGCTGCTGATGGCGGATGTGTGCGAGCGGCGCCTGGATGTGGGCTTCGTTGGCCTGTGGCAGGGCGAAGCACTGCACGGTGTGCAGCACCGCTTGCTGGCCCGGGAGGAGCTGGTGGCGGTA
Coding sequences:
- a CDS encoding TolC family outer membrane protein, which encodes MKKYPLIGLLLACAWLPTATQAAMGPFQVYEQALRRDPTYLAAFKAREAGQEYRAIGRAGLLPNISYSYNKGRNDSEVRYLGDSRRQKEDRNYNSMGSNFILQQPLFDYEAYSSYRKGVAQALYADENFRDQSQQLLVRVMTSYTQALFAQDQIAISVASKQAYRQQFQQNQRLFDAGEGTRTDILEAQARYELADAEEIQARNDQDAALRELGALIGEPAVRVEDLAPLRVGFTLPVVDPSGYEAWQERALANNPQLASSRQALDVARYEVERNRAGHLPKVTAFATSRRQESDSGNTYNQRYDTNTVGIEVSVPIFAGGGVMASTRQASRHLEQAEYELDGNTRSALIELRKQYNACQSGASRLRAYERALVAAEALVVSTRKSVQGGERVNLDVLNAEQQLATTRRDLAQARYDYLLAWIKLHYQAGMLSETQLARVDEAFIAGKSG
- a CDS encoding MFS transporter → MNSPTLGRALILLMATATGLAVASNYYAQPLLHSIAAQFGLSTASAGSIVIAAQLSYGAGLLLLAPLGDLFEQRRLIVSMVLIATAGLVISACAPSLPWLLFGTALTGLFSVVAQILVPMAAALSAPEQRGRAVGTLMSGLLLGILLARTAAGFMAELGGWRSIYVLAAVLMAISAFALYRSLPRHHSHAGLKYPALIGSVFRLFIEEPVLRLRSLLGLLAFSLFALFWTPLAFLLSNAPYHYSDAVIGLFGLAGAVGALAANWAGRLADRGQGPLGTTVGLVALLLSWVPLGFAQSSLLALLVGVLLLDLAVQLVHVSNQNAVIVLRPEARTRLNAGYITCYFIGGALGSLLGTQLFEVHGWDGIVVAGLAIGALALVVWGLAERKRGKLVVAA
- a CDS encoding LysR family transcriptional regulator → MNLKQLEYALAVADTGSFTRAAERCHVVQSALSHQVARLEAQLGVSLFERSSRRVRLTPAGEAFVLSARPAVEAARRVADDVAAACGQVRGRLSIGEISSLTALDLVDLLAVFHGRYPDVDVRWLTAKSELLMADVCERRLDVGFVGLWQGEALHGVQHRLLAREELVAVLPEAHRLAGRTQLALAELADEVLVDFPEGTGARRQTDEAFQAVGVRHRVQFEIGHIRLVEKFVQRGMAVGLVPERIARGFQGVATVALVDAPVRHLYAVWSPSPTPAARAFLDVMEQSLPPT